The genomic segment AGTTTTTCCGCGCTGGTGGGATTGGGCTGGTGATAGATATATTCCGACGTCACATCATACAGCGCACGGATAATTTCATCGGTCAGATAAGTCTGGGCCCGCACCAGGGTAATGCCCCCTTCCCCGGCCTCGCAACGTCTTTTGATTTCTTCAAACCCCGCCTGATACGCCACCTTGAGCCGTTTCAGCAAAGGCTCCCGTACGTCGGCCGGGGAAAACTCCTCCTTGAGGGCTGCAATTTCCGCCCGCAACGCCTTGCCGTCCACAATATCTAGATGGTTCTTTACTTTTCGCATTCTCACATAAGGTCTAGTCACCAGCGGCATCCTTCAGCCGGTATATCATATCCAGGGCTTCCCGGGGCGTAAGCTCGTCCGGGTGTATTTCTTTTAACATGTCCTTCAGCCTGCTGTCGCGACTTTCTTCTGCGGGCATGGTTTCCTTAAAAGCAGAAAAAAGCGGCAATTCCTCGACCAGCGTCCCTAGGCCGCCCCCCGGCTTGCCCCCTGGCCCTGTGGTCCCATCCCCCTGTTCCAGACTGTACAGCACCTGTTGCGCGCGCTCGATCACCACCTGCGGCAATCCCGCAAGACGCGCCACCTGAATACCATAGGAGCGATCCGCCGCCCCTGGCCCCACCTCATGCAGAAACACCACTTCGCCGTCCCATTCCTTGACTTTCATATAATAGAGCGACAGATGATCCAGCCTGCTCGCGAGGGCGGTCAATTCATGGTAATGGGTGGCAAACAGTCCCCGGCAGCGGTTTTCCTCGTGCAGGTGCTCCACCGCGGCCCAGGCAATGGACAGACCGTCATAGGTGGCCGTGCCACGGCCGATCTCGTCCAAAATCACCAGGGCACGCCGCCCCGCCTGATTCAGAATGGCGGCGGTTTCCACCATTTCCACCATAAAAGTGGACCGCCCGCGAGCCAGGTCGTCGCTGGCCCCCACCCGGCTGAACAGCCGATCAACAATACCGATATGGGCCCTCTCGGCAGGCACATAGCTTCCCATCTGCGCCATCACAGCAATCAGGGCATTCTGACGCAGAAAGGTGCTTTTCCCGGCCATGTTGGGTCCCGTAATCAGCCACAGCCTGTTGGCCGGCGACAGGTCACAATCATTGGCCACGAACGGCCCTTCCTGAGCAACCTTCAACGCCGCTTCCACCACCGGATGGCGCCCTCCCACAATGGTAAATTCAAGACTGTCATCCACCTTGGGACGGCAATAATTATTTTCGGCGGCAAGTTCCGCCAGCGCCGAGGCCACATCCAGCTGCGCTAGCGCCTGCGCCGCTCGGGAAATGCTGTCCCATTCGGCCATGACCGTTCCGGTCAGATCTTCGAAAATTTCATGCTCCAGAGCCAGACATTGTTCTCCCGCCTGGCTGATCCTGCCGGCCAGCTTGGCCAGTTCCGTACTGTTGAAGCGCACCACATTGGCAAGCGTCTGACGGTGAATGAATTCTTCGGACAGCGGCGGCGACATCATTTTATCCGCATGGGTCGCCGTCACCTCGATATAATAGCCTAGGACGTTGTTGTGACGCACCTTCAGGGTCGAAATGCCGGTCTGCTCCCGGTACTGACCTTCCAGCGCGGCAATCAACCGACGGCTTTCATCCCGCAACATCCTGAATTCATCCAGGGCGGCATGATAGCCCCTGGCGATGAAGTTGCCGTCGCGGATGATGGTCGGCAGGTCCTCGGCCAGCGCCCGGTGCAACATATCCACCAGAGCCGCATGACGGCCCAGATGGCTGATGACCTTCTGCATGTCTTCGGGCAGCCCCAGCATATCGGCGGTCTGCTGCCCCGCGGCCTTTTCCAAAAGCTGGCGAATTTCCCCAGCCTGCTCCAGACCGTCCCGGATCGCCGCCAGATCCCGCGGTCCTCCCCGGCCCAGCGACAGCCGCGACAGGGCCCGTTCCATGTCTGGACACTTTTTCAGCAGGTCGCGCATCTTACGCCGCAGACTTTCTTCCTCCAGATAAAAGGACACCAGATCCAGACGCCGGTTAATGGCCGCAGGATCCGTCAGCGGCGCACTCAGGCGGGTGGCCAACAAACGGGCACCGGCCCCCGTGACGGTCCGGTCCAGCACACTCAACAAACTGCCCCGGCGTTCGCCGCTCAAGGTTTGCGATAGCTCCAGATTGCGGCGGGTCGCCCCGTCGATCATCATGGTCGCCTCTTCGCCGATGGGGTGCGGGCGGGATAGTTTGGGCAGTTTGCCCTTCTGGGTTTCCTGCACATATTCCAGCAACGCCCCACAGGCTGCCGCTTCGGCGCGGCCGATCTGCCCCAGCCCGTCCAGGACCGACAGGCCGTAATATTCTTTCAGTCGTTTTTCCCCAAGACGGCTGTCAAAATACCGGGTTTCCTGAAGGGAGAGACTGTCCCGCCAGGGCCTCAGACCGTCAGCCAATTCATCGCGGTCCAGAAGGGACGACGGCAGAAGCAGTTCGCCGGGTTGCAAACGCGCTAGTTCTGCCTCCAGATTGGCCGGATCCAGCCGCGACACATAAAAATCGCCAGTGGATATATCCAGCCAGGCCAGCGCAAATTCCCCCTGTATCTGACACAGCGCCGCCAGATAATTATGCTGTCGTGCATCCAGAAGATTTTCTTCGGTGATGGTTCCCGGCGTGACAAGCCGAATCACATCCCGTTTCACCACCGCTTTGGAACCGCGTTTTTTGGCCTCCGCCGGGTCTTCCATCTGCTCGCAGACGGCAACTTTGAATCCTTTGCGGATCAGGCGCGCCAGGTAGGTTTCTGCCGCATGCACCGGGACACCACACATGGGAACGTCTTCGTCCAGATGTTTGCCGCGTTTGGTCAGGGTGATGTCCAGCGCCTCGGACGCCTTGATGGCATCCTCAAAGAACAGCTCATAAAAATCCCCCATCCGGTAAAACAGCAGATAACCTTCATACGCCGCCTTGATCTCCAGATACTGGGCCATCATGGGGGTTGGCTGGGCCGGTTTTTTGCCAGTTTTTTTGCCAGTTGCTGTGGCAGCTTTTTTCGGCTTTTTCTCTGGGCATTGCTCCTCACGGGCCGCAGACGGCCGCCCCCTCTCGTCACTCTTTTGTTCCGGCTTGTGATGATCTGTGTCGAGCAATTCGGTCATAAGCGTCTTAATATCCGCAGTCTTTTAAAAATTTTCAGATAGTTTTTGAGAGAATTTTATTCAAAAATTCCAATAGACATTCTTATTAAGAAATATTAATACAAAAAACGAGCATGTTCACAGAACATAGGACTATTGGACAGTTCCTGTGCCTGTAACAAGCAAGGTTGAGTGACTCTATCCGCTTCGGCCCCGGAAATCAAACCCTCCGGCGTGGACGCTAAACAAAAAACCATCTGTCATAAGACAGACAAAAAAGACAGATAAGACAAGTGATATGACCAATAGTAAAAAACCTTTCGGGGACAAGGAAGCCCTGCATTACCATTCTTCCGGCCGGCCCGGCAAAATCGAAATTGTCGCCAGCAAATCTATGGCCACCCAGCGGGACCTATCTCTGGCCTATTCGCCCGGCGTCGCCGCCCCGGTGCGCGCCATCGCGGATCACCCCGCCATGGCCTGGGACTATACCGCCAAGGGTAATCTTGTGGCGGTCATTTCCAACGGATCGGCCATTCTGGGGCTTGGCAATCTTGGGGCTCTGGCCTCAAAGCCGGTAATGGAGGGCAAGGCTGTTCTGTTCAAGCGTTTCGCCGATGTGGACGCCATTGACCTGGAAGTGGATACCCAGGATGTGGAAGAGTTTATCAATTGCGTGCGGCCGCTAGCGCCAACTTTTGGCGGCATCAACCTTGAGGACATCAAGGCGCCGGAATGTTTTATTATCGAACAACGCTTGCGCGAGGAAATGAACATTCCCGTATTTCACGATGACCAACACGGCACCGCGATTATTACAGCGGCTGGCATTATCAACGCCCTGGACCTGACAGACCGCGACATTCACGATGTGCGCATCGTGGTGAACGGTGCAGGCGCCGCCGCCATTGCCTGCACGGAACTGGTCAAGGCCATGGGCGTTCCCCATGACAATGTTATCCTGTGTGACAGCAAGGGGGTGATCTATCAGGGCCGCAAGGAAGGTATGAACCAGTGGAAATCGGCCCATGCGATCAAGACCGACCTGCGCACCTTAGAAGAGGCGCTGAAAGGCGCAGATGTGTTTCTGGGGCTTTCCGTCAAGGGAGCAGTGACCCCACAGATGGTGAAAAGCATGGCCGACCAGCCAATCATTTTTGCCATGGCCAACCCGGATCCGGAAATCACCCCGGAGGAAGTGGAAGCCGTGCGTTCCGACGCCATTGTCGCCACGGGACGTTCAGACTACCCCAACCAGGTCAACAATGTTCTGGGGTTCCCGTATATTTTCCGCGGAGCGCTGGATGTGCGTGCAAGCCGGATCAACGACGAAATGAAAATCGCCGCCGCCCGGGCTATCGCCGAACTGGCGCGGGAAGACGTCCCGGACGAGGTGGCCTCGGCCTATGCCGGCGAACACCCCAAATACGGCCCCAAATATATCATCCCGGCCCCCTTTGATCCCCGACTGATCAGCGCCATTCCCCCCGCTGTGGCCGAAGCCGCCATGGAAAGCGGCGTGGCGAACAGGCCCATTATTGATATGGAAGAATACCGCAAGGAGCTGGCGGCGCGCCTCAATCCCACGACCGGCACCTTGCAGATGATATACGACCAGCTGGATGCAGCCCCCAAAAGGGTTGTCTTTACCGAAGCCGACGAGGAAACGGTGCTGCGCGCCGCGCTGGGTTTCGAACAGAACGGCTACGGCAAGGCGGTCCTAATTGGTCATGAAAACAAGATCCGCGATCTTCTGGAACATATTGGCCATGACCGCAATGATGATCTCGAAATTCATCATGCCCGCGCCAGCGACAAAAGCCAGAAATATGCGGAATATCTGTTTGCCAAACTACAACGCAAAGGATATCTGTTTCGGGACTGTTTGCGGTTGGTGCATTCCGACCGCAACGTATTTGGCGCTCTGATGCTGGTGCATGGTGACGCGGACGCCATGGTTACCGGCCATATCCGCCATTATGCCGCCGCACTTGAGAGTGTCATGAAAGTCATTGACCCTATCCCGGGGCGCAAGGCCATGGGCCTGTCCATCATGGTCAAGGGGGAACGAACCATTTTTGTGGCCGATACCGCCATCAATGAAATGCCCACCGGGGAAGACATGGCTGACAGCGCCGAACACGCCGCCGAGATTGTCCGTCATTTCGGCATGGAACCTCGGGTTGCCTTCATGTCCTATACCAATTTCGGCAACCCCGAAGGCGGCATTTTGGCCCAGTCCTCCCGCGAGGCCGTGCGTGTCCTGGACGAACGCCAGGTGGATTTTGAATATGAAGGGGAGATGCACGCCGGGGTGGCGCTTAACCCGGAAATCATGGCCAAATATCCCTTCTGCCGCCTGTCAGGTCCCGCTAATGTGCTGATCATGCCGGGCATGCATTCCGCGCACATTTCCACCAAGCTGATGCGGGAAATGGGTGGGGGGACGGTGATCGGCCCCATGCTGGTGGGGCTTCAACATTCGGTGCAGATCATTCCCATGGGCTCCTACGCCTCGGAAATCATCAATCTTGCCGCGCTTGCGGCCCATAATGTGAAACTGGTGCGAGGTAAAAACGGCGGGGGTCCTCGATAACAAGAAAGGCCCCGCCGTCATGGCAAGCTGAAGCGCAGCAATCCGTGGCGCCGCTTCATGGATCGTTCCGCGCCAAACACGCCAAAAGTGTCAGGATTTTTTACACTTCATCAGACTGTTTCGTAATAAGATTTCCCAATACATTGATATGAAAAACTTTTTTCTTTCTGGCATACTTTTTGCTTAATCACAGTAGTTGCACAAAACATCGTAATCAATGAAAGGATTACTCAAATGTTTGGGAAAAAATGGTCCATTCCAGCGGTGGCCTTGACTGCATTTTTTTACAGCAGTATGGCAGAAGCCGTCGTCATGGACGTCGAGGGGACGTCAAGTTCAGGCTTGAATGATACTGCTGCTACGGCACAAGCACTGGGAACACTCCCTGGCACCTTGACCGCGTTTGGTTGGATTTCCGATCAGGACATGAATGACTTGGATCTGTTCAGCTTCTCTGTGGGCGAAGGAGATCCGCTGACAGTCTATTTCGACGTGGACTTCGCCAATGACATTCTGACCCCCGATACGGATGACGATGACAGTCTCGATGCCGTGCTGAGCGTTTTCGATTCCGCGGGAAATCTTATCGATGATGATGACGATGTCGGCTTTCCACCCGATCCAGGATCCGACCCGAACGGAGACTATGATCCGTTCCTGGAACTCCAACTTGACCCGGGATCCTATTTCGTCGCCATCACGTCATATTCAAACTTCTCCAATGGCACGATTGACGATTTCGAGAATGAGGGCGATACATTCGGTCAATATTGCCTTCAGGTGCGCACCGGTGCCGGCTTTAACGCCCCGGCCAACGACTGCGGGAATTCCATCACGGTTGCGGAACCGGCAAGCCTGGCCCTATTCGGAATC from the Luteithermobacter gelatinilyticus genome contains:
- a CDS encoding NADP-dependent malic enzyme, with product MTNSKKPFGDKEALHYHSSGRPGKIEIVASKSMATQRDLSLAYSPGVAAPVRAIADHPAMAWDYTAKGNLVAVISNGSAILGLGNLGALASKPVMEGKAVLFKRFADVDAIDLEVDTQDVEEFINCVRPLAPTFGGINLEDIKAPECFIIEQRLREEMNIPVFHDDQHGTAIITAAGIINALDLTDRDIHDVRIVVNGAGAAAIACTELVKAMGVPHDNVILCDSKGVIYQGRKEGMNQWKSAHAIKTDLRTLEEALKGADVFLGLSVKGAVTPQMVKSMADQPIIFAMANPDPEITPEEVEAVRSDAIVATGRSDYPNQVNNVLGFPYIFRGALDVRASRINDEMKIAAARAIAELAREDVPDEVASAYAGEHPKYGPKYIIPAPFDPRLISAIPPAVAEAAMESGVANRPIIDMEEYRKELAARLNPTTGTLQMIYDQLDAAPKRVVFTEADEETVLRAALGFEQNGYGKAVLIGHENKIRDLLEHIGHDRNDDLEIHHARASDKSQKYAEYLFAKLQRKGYLFRDCLRLVHSDRNVFGALMLVHGDADAMVTGHIRHYAAALESVMKVIDPIPGRKAMGLSIMVKGERTIFVADTAINEMPTGEDMADSAEHAAEIVRHFGMEPRVAFMSYTNFGNPEGGILAQSSREAVRVLDERQVDFEYEGEMHAGVALNPEIMAKYPFCRLSGPANVLIMPGMHSAHISTKLMREMGGGTVIGPMLVGLQHSVQIIPMGSYASEIINLAALAAHNVKLVRGKNGGGPR
- the mutS gene encoding DNA mismatch repair protein MutS; translated protein: MMAQYLEIKAAYEGYLLFYRMGDFYELFFEDAIKASEALDITLTKRGKHLDEDVPMCGVPVHAAETYLARLIRKGFKVAVCEQMEDPAEAKKRGSKAVVKRDVIRLVTPGTITEENLLDARQHNYLAALCQIQGEFALAWLDISTGDFYVSRLDPANLEAELARLQPGELLLPSSLLDRDELADGLRPWRDSLSLQETRYFDSRLGEKRLKEYYGLSVLDGLGQIGRAEAAACGALLEYVQETQKGKLPKLSRPHPIGEEATMMIDGATRRNLELSQTLSGERRGSLLSVLDRTVTGAGARLLATRLSAPLTDPAAINRRLDLVSFYLEEESLRRKMRDLLKKCPDMERALSRLSLGRGGPRDLAAIRDGLEQAGEIRQLLEKAAGQQTADMLGLPEDMQKVISHLGRHAALVDMLHRALAEDLPTIIRDGNFIARGYHAALDEFRMLRDESRRLIAALEGQYREQTGISTLKVRHNNVLGYYIEVTATHADKMMSPPLSEEFIHRQTLANVVRFNSTELAKLAGRISQAGEQCLALEHEIFEDLTGTVMAEWDSISRAAQALAQLDVASALAELAAENNYCRPKVDDSLEFTIVGGRHPVVEAALKVAQEGPFVANDCDLSPANRLWLITGPNMAGKSTFLRQNALIAVMAQMGSYVPAERAHIGIVDRLFSRVGASDDLARGRSTFMVEMVETAAILNQAGRRALVILDEIGRGTATYDGLSIAWAAVEHLHEENRCRGLFATHYHELTALASRLDHLSLYYMKVKEWDGEVVFLHEVGPGAADRSYGIQVARLAGLPQVVIERAQQVLYSLEQGDGTTGPGGKPGGGLGTLVEELPLFSAFKETMPAEESRDSRLKDMLKEIHPDELTPREALDMIYRLKDAAGD
- a CDS encoding DVUA0089 family protein; the encoded protein is MFGKKWSIPAVALTAFFYSSMAEAVVMDVEGTSSSGLNDTAATAQALGTLPGTLTAFGWISDQDMNDLDLFSFSVGEGDPLTVYFDVDFANDILTPDTDDDDSLDAVLSVFDSAGNLIDDDDDVGFPPDPGSDPNGDYDPFLELQLDPGSYFVAITSYSNFSNGTIDDFENEGDTFGQYCLQVRTGAGFNAPANDCGNSITVAEPASLALFGISLVGLGLARRRKRIL